The region ggacgaacACGAACACGAGCAGAATGAcatcccagatgctgtaattgccaatgtcagtgactataacttccatgaaaaagcttacattgttgtgcacgaagggccaatgtgaGCATTATTTTCAATCCCCGAGGTAGTATTCTGTGCgtctgctgtataagcttacctatacacataatataatttataaatttgtaagcttatttccatgaaggatcacactcggaCACAGTGACACTGGAATATcactggcactgcagactattgcttaaaatttatgaaagaagtatagtcctgacttggtattactcCCGTGAATAGATGTATTGCAtgcttgataagaagtcacacggacttgtatttaatatcgatatttaaatccccataaagatttatattattttgaaataaatcccagatatgcttaaaagtaaatcttaaaggacttaAATATataaatccaatggacttgcatttttaaatccatgtgggactgaaatttataaaactttgtaaagacttattttaatcctatattgattggtccctaactacagtctctgaaagttttaaaagtaagtcttttggatttgaatttaaaaccctgtaatttagagtgcaggaaattgtcaaaagtcgcggggaatatcttcaaaagtcgcccaattgggctaccaaatcgcgggtttgacaataggcaactccaacatttctcGGGTATTGttattttcttgtaggcctatagtccccggagtatagacgttgggtttccccccagtttattcaagatttccacatagaacccccaagatgtttttagaaaatggaagattagattatcataaaaacgatacagtaatctttatcggggttctatgtaaaaattacatagatatttcatcatttttgagcgtctattttcagtaaattcaaaaaatattttgacgtatataaaattgaaatacaatTCTCCCCTCCTAACACCAACTGtatcacaattgggtatcacgaattgttctgcatgttgtgcagttaatattcatatattcttttatacatagaatgcttcactttttaaataaaaatatttcagcgaaaacccgcccactctGCTATTTTGTAAAGATAATCAGACTTCCCTAgaacatgcaataattagcattaaaaccaagttgtttttacgcattttaaaaacgctTTGGCCGGACGAcaaagtttaaaacttttaaaacttcaacattaatgttgcatggtatcaaaaatcacacgtaaagctatAAGCACTtagtcattgtcattcttggctcaaatgttctttggaaagttaaagtataacatgtttgcacaacctaaagaattttaaaagttgaaagcttccaattgcagtaatttaagttttctcggacaaacttttattcatcttcagtgaaagcatgaaagcatgaataacataacaacatcaacgatcatgcccgaaatcctatgaatgaaccccgttcatacatacccaacattctgaacattgttagcaattcaatacaaatgaaaataataagggtttacaagtttaaataacatttccataccattttccttcaaaaattggaagaaaatgagtaagcagttcggctcatgaggtcaatgaccgggagtcaacgcgttcatcttttgcgctccgcgtgaggtGGGCGCGGTGACATGTGCGTGTACGCAAccctagcaaatcgtggatcacgttaattgggttccaacgctgcgtgacgcagcatgtttatgccctgcgtacttgtcataaacggaatttataaccagcaaaaaagggcccaaatcccattagaaacgtcgttatatcgtgagtatgtatgaattaaCTTTAAACAGCGgtaagcgagtatgaaaaaagcgaatgttgatcaaactttgaatgaactgcattgatgcgcgcattgtgtaatcgttaatttctcgCAACCAGTCAAtcgaatcaaatgaaattttcgtaggtgatgcacaataaaacagGCTATGCGATACATTTTAAGTTGTTTGAAtctgatgtatatttctcgacttacgttcaattttattcactcggtattttttttctgggacaccctgtatcacctGGCGAAAAGCTTCATTGGCCACCTGCCACCAACGTGTTAATTTTCAGTTGCTTGTTTATATGTACCAATATTCTCTCTACCAACATACCTCTCCTCTGATATTGATTTGTACAACACTCAAAGcatttctcatcattacatttgttCATCGGTTGATCATACTACGTAGGCTCCATATTTTCAAAACTCATCGTTCAACAGGTGACAAAGCCTTTTCCGTTATTGAACCGCGGCTGTGAAACAGGCTCCCTCTCTCCATCAGAGAAGCTGtttcttttattgttttaaaaaaagactGTTAAAAACCCACCATTTTTTGTAAATAtgtaatatgtaattttgtattttgtttgtttttattccaGCCTTGGATGTAGTTTGTAATGGCGCTTAGACCTTTCATTAGATTTAgagatatcatattttgcaaattactgCATATATTACTGATATATAGTTTTTGTcgattgcgtaggcctatacatttgtaaacattgaatattgataaatgattgattgattatcgttaatcgatagtcgattatcgattatcgatttttcCCTACCACCCTCAAGTATATACATATTACCCCccaatcatccttagcgactgcgattgaacattaGAGTCTGTGAACATCATTTGTGTGTTAGGTTTTACAATCTAATTGAATATTGGCAactaattgatcattgattgtccatgcgcgtatttggggggggggggctttgggggcgccagccccccggggtcaagtaggggcggcaaaaaacgaaggggcggcggaagaagaaggggcggcaaaaacaggggcggcaaaaacgatggggcggcaaaatgaattaacaaataaaaaaaagggcgaacaaaattgaaaaagcatataaaatttttttttttttgctcttcactttttcaaacgaccgtgaaaaaattgggtcaaccttttcgggctgttaaggaaggggcggcaaaattgttttttcttcagccccccggggttggggcggccacggtacgccactgttgtcGGTTGTCGACTGACTGTCTATTACCACCCCTTCCCCTCCCCTCctctcccaccaccaccaccaactcaaacactgcttaacaatgGCATCTACcagcgtggcgtgttaaataaagactgtgatcacgaactcctacactagaggaagttttggatgagaaaacggacattttgatgagaaacggccaaaatggaaagaatttaaattttctcattcttttgcaTGAGAAACTtgctggtgtgtgtgtcaataattattgtcttattaaaactggtgagttcaaaataaacattattattttctcaatcTAAATTGGCATTTTATTGTGATCACTTGCGCGCACTAAGGGGTTAAGATTACATAACATTATTGTTGGGACTCTTTTAGTACTTTCATGCTCTCAAAAATGAGATGAGACCTCTTAGAATGAACGATATATAGTTACCTTTTCCTTCTTACAGAATCTGCTGCAACCGCTATTGTCTTTCCTGAGAAGATGAGGGTTATGAAGAAAAAGAGAATGCTCAATTTACTGGTGATCCTGAGCGTCATTAGCGGCATCCTATTTGTCAAGTTTATAGGCAGTTATCACTGGTATACATTGAGACCAACAGTACCAACCGAGATATATCAAAGTGGTATTTTCGTTAATTTCAGGGAGTCGGAATTGAAGTCGATTTCGAGTTATCCAGTAAGTCAGTATTATTCTTTGACACtagcatcaaaaaaaaaaaaaaacaacaaaaaaacacaaaaaaaacacacctaaatataatacaatgtagtttatttatttatttattcagtgaccccttaatgacctaatcTGTGAACATACAATAGACACTGGCTAAGTTCGATGCATGTGTATAGGTGgcgtcactctgctatgttattcgtagcaggagaagaagaagaagaagtatgaaaaagacacagccgtgactaatgcTATTATTTACTTTGTTACTGATTACTGTTTCCATAGCGGATGTTAAAACataaaaacatcattttatttaaCGTGAAATAATTAAGCAATTGCATAATTGTAATATTGCAATATTGCGATTctctaaaataaaatataataagtcTCTAAAATTAGTTATAATATTCTCAGAAAATTAATTTCGAATTTGCCATTTCTTTTCCATCAGGGCGtgtcaactaatcaacttgaCCAAGAATGCAATGTGCCACGTTTTGACCCATCTACCAAACCAGACCCACAAGTACAATGCAAACGCCTGAAGCCAATGAATGGTTCTTGCAAGATAGCAGATGATTTATTTTTTTCCGAACCCACAGAAACATGTTCACACCAAAAAACGAATAACATTTGTGAGGTAATAAAGGTGAGTATATCAAGCATATTGCTTGAGTAACTTGGCAAACGATGACATTCTAGTAAGATGACGGACCTAAACCAATCCTAAAGGCTGTGTAGGTCATATATATACTTCATTAAATCATTAAGAAATGACCATCAAATAGATATTTGTGTATACCTTGGCTATTTCCACATGAAAAATAGGACAGATAATATTTCTCAAGTATAAATAGGTGGATTTGAGAGCTAAATATGCTTACAAATtaactttttgtcaattttgaaagATTTCGTCTCCCGATTTTGTCTGACAGATTTTAACATTCAATTTTTGCAGTTGTCAAAAATTTCTTCCagattttctgctttttgtattatcatgattataaaggGTCCACAGTCTTATTCAAATATGCATGTTAAACTATTTTAAggttttttcttattatttctcCTTAGTGGGAGTTATATATATGCTCATTTCGTGTCCAGGTTAGTCGTTGCTGGCATCCTATGCTGTTTGGATACTCTTAGATGAAAAATTCtttctgattaaaaaaaatatgagtcTTTCTCTCTGTTGCAGAAACATTTCAAGATTAACAATCAATGTTGAATTTGTTGTCATTATGGACCCCTGAAAACGGGAATTACCCAATTCCATGATCTAATACTATAATAACCTTTCGGATCTTTATAGTATTGTTATTCCATTAATACTATTTTTAGATCTTAACAGTATTGTTTATTCCGAAGTACTATGTTAACCTTTCGGAACTATGTCATTACATTAGAAAAAGTATGGGACATCAACaaaagtataagttatattaagggatgtggaatgagcctcttgagcgtttcgacagtattttttgtgggacatgagagcacatcagacatatcgaattgcattctgaatacgaagaatgtctttctgatatcaaataattgtattttgttgaaattcacgatataatacaaattttatgtattttttcacatttttgatataaaacagtcctcgaagtaaattttataaatccaatgatatattcttaaagtgtatgtagctgggaggaaaagccgacgatcaattgaaaattttgacctttcatattgaagatatggattttttccaaaaatacctatttttttgttggtgttttggggaaaaaatccatatcttcaatacgaaaggtcaaaattttcaattgatcgtcggcgtttcatcccacctacataccctttaagtataaatcatcagatttataaagtttacttcgagtactaaaaaaaaaaaaaaatatcaatttttaatcatttgtcataaaatgtgtattacattgcgaatttcaaaaaatcaaaattatttgatatcagaaggacattcttcgtattcagaatgcaattcgacatgtctgatgtgctctaatgtaccacaataaatactgtccaaacgttcataccccatcccttaaagatgTTGGATCGTGAATTACTTGGCTGGTAGCTGAAACATTCCCCGATAGGATCCAGTGATgctgtatacatttttataaattaCATAATTTAAATACTATGATAACCTTTCGGAACTTTATATTATAGTTATGCAGGCACCAGGCTAGCATAAAAACATAGTAAAGACTTCCAATTAATGAAGTTCTAATATATAATTTCCTCTCAGGGCGAGAACGCATGTATACTGGAATCTCTTTTGCATGCTCGCTTGAGTTTTGCAAATATATTAAGTTATGCTACTCTGCGCATAACAGATTCTCAAACGAAACTCACTTACTTTGTCCCATTTTCTACAAATTTCGATTGAATGGGTGCATCGGAAAAAattggcttctgtgcatgagatattttgaCATTTCACTTTATTTACTCTAGAGCTCCTAAGCACCCTAATGCAGTATGACAAtgacttttttttattcctagcaatgcgattaacattttgatattattactattactaattaatattattattaattttatcattTGTTTGAGGTGTAAGGTTGctaaaacattggttccactaatgaaGGAAAGCTAGATGCTAACTCATATATCGCCCCATAGCGCCATGTACTATACATTGTTTAGGCTTGTTCTAGTTTGTTTGACATCACAGTTCCTTTAATACCAGTAAGTGTATCCGTTCTAATTATTTGGTTGGTCATGTCGTTATTGCAGTCTCCCGTTTGCATCGTCATTCTAAACTTTTTAGAACTGTTTTCATTTTtgcattgttttcttttttcttgttcattTCTCTAGTCTTTTACAATTCTGATGAAGACCTAGTGCCGAAAGCTTTTTAGAACGGTTTTCATTTTTTGTCCATTTAACTGTTTGTTTTCACATTCTTCTAATCTCAGGATGCGAAGGGTGCGCCATTAGCAAAATGTTCCCATACGATGTGTAAGAGCACCATTCTCTTCGGCATCATCGATTGGAACACAGGAGATTTAGAATGGAGCCAGATTACTAACACCACCAACTTGGAGGCCCGCATCCAGAGCCTTGTGGAACAGCCACCAGAGAAACCACACTTTGGGTTTTGCTTTATCAAATGCATTGGCGAGGAAAAGGGAAAAGTAGTGAATGGCACACGAGAGGAAGATAATTACATTCAAACTTATGCGACGCAGCTGTTACTACTCCCACCACAGATAGTCACGTCGAACTTGTCGAGCGCAAAAACACACACTGGAGTTAACATCAATCTGATTTGGTTAGATTCAACTTCTCATAGCCATTTTATGCGTTCTATGCCAGCTACGATTAAATCGTTAAAAAATATGAGGAGGCAGGAGACTGGTTATGTGTTTAGCTACAACTTATACCAAGCGTTGTATTCCCATACTATTCAAACGGCGAGGGCGCTGTTCTCAGGCGTTATAAGCAAAGGAGAAGAAGGGAACATCCAGAGTAAAAGGATGATGAGAAGATATAAAAGTGGGGGTTATGAGATATATTGGTCGTGCGATTTATGTTGGAAAAATGTATGGGGACTTGTAAGTAAACTTAGAACCAATAGGACATGGCAAAGTGTACAGAAAGCTCTCGCAGAAGTTGGTATTGATAGAATTGATATGACATTATCTAGTTGTGAAGCTCTTAGAGGTCGATTCTATTTTCAAACTAATGAGGCAAAATGTTACAACGGAAAATACCAGCATAGTTACATCTTATCGCATCTAGATGAATTACAAAAACAGTTACAAAAAGCTGGTAAGCCATTTTTTTCACTATACGGAAACGAACGTCGGGCACGAAGGTACCGGTCGACGGATACAAACTCTTGATGAAGACCTTGCTAATTACTTAAACTCAGTATCAACTCGCGATAATATGTTGACGATATTGCTTGCAGATCATGGCAATAATTATGGAGAATTATTTGAGAAAACAGGTGAAGCTCGAGTTGAAATGCACCATCCAATATTAATTATCCATGCCTCAAAGAACTTGCCTCAAATAATTGGAGAGGATAAAATGAAGGCATTGTTACTTAACCAGGATCGGCTCGTCAGCATACTTGATCTTCATTACGCTTTCCATACACTAGCTCCAGGGGGCAGCATTGAAGTGGCAACGGAGCATGCTCAGTATAATGTTGAACCGATGGGATTGTTAGCACCAATTGATGTCAATAGAACATGTGATTCAATCCCAATGATTCAACCTAATGTATGTATATGTGAAAGCTATAATACTAAATATGTTGTCAATGGCACAAGGCAGATGATGGTGGCAGAATTTGCTTTAGGAGAGATAAACAATGCAATACTGAATCAGTTCCGAGCTGCACATCCTGATGCAGCGACTGGGTTTGGTTCGTGTCAGAGACTAGTAGCATCATGGTTTGGTAATGTAGGCGAAACCTATGAGAAGGTAAGATAACCCATATGAATTAAACTTGACATTATAAGATCCTTTTTCATCTATTTTATCACATGCACATCCTTCGTTTGTTCGCATTAGTTTGGCCCAATTTTGCTGAGATATCAGTGCTCAAAAATCGtcgtttcatactatttgaaataaaagttggaattggtaattttacgctatttttatacccaaatcagGGTATACAGAATAGGTGCGTAATGCATTTAAACAGTacaagaacaaggaatatttgtttttctttgctttttatttgTCTGCTTTTAGTTGTCGGGGGGGTTGGGTCCTGCTCCCGTCAGACACACCACTGGTTCAAATGCGTGCATTATGTGTGTCGGACCGAGAAGCCGTAACTGGGCGGGGTCCAAAACCATAAATTCTAGCTTTCCGAAATTGTTTTACATGTACAAATCTATGGGCGCAATCACAGTTTTTGTCAATTATCTCAAAAAGATCAATGTAAGTTATGCCCTTTTGCGATGGGAGGGCTGCATACTAGATGACCTTACATGTATGAGCAGAAGCTATTTTAGGAGAAAAACTATGTTCACCCGATGGCCTTTGACATTGTTTGCACTCTATCTCAGTAAGTGAATATAGTAGATAGGCAAAACTATTCTTCTGGTTCTATTCACCGTGTAAAACACGTTCTTTAGCCTAAAAATGAGGTTATTGCTCAATAGAAGCACAGACAATACATTTTTTAATCCTTGTCATCAgtcgagtaatttgatatatctctcaacaagatcgaagcattttcaattttttacctcTACCTCTAGCAAAAAACGTACCCATAATTGGAGTCCACTACCCCCTAGCAGTAATTTAGAGGGTCTATACCTTATGGTAACAAATATTGGTAGACAAGGGTTTTGAACTCGACCATTTTTCAAACCCCTTGCTCCCAGACTAATTCCAAACATATTATTTCACATGGAAATCATAAGAAAATCAAAACTGGGCCCTCTTGTACGAGAAGCTCCGTATTAAAGGATGGGATGGGAACGGCGGTAGTTGGGATTCGGCTACAAATCCGGCAATCCTCATTGAAAAATCTTCACTTTTTTAACATCACACAGGACGAGGTAACCACGAAGCTAGATATTCACGTACTTGGCGAAGATGTTTTCTTTATTACCGTTCTTATTTCAAAACCAACCATATGAGTCTGCTCAACTACCACCGCATATCCAGCTACAATCAATACAAAGTATGCGCAGATGAAGGCGTTGACGTCAAACTTTGCATTTGTTCTTTGACTGAACCAATCAGCAGACCAGATTACATGGTCATCCCATCGTGGCATTTAGAGTTTACAGGTGGATTTCAGCAAAACAGAACCACTAAAGCGTTGGATAGCAGCAGCTGTCTTTACGTATATGAACGGAGAACAGAGTCTGGTATGATCTTGGAAGCCTCATCGGAGTGTTCAAAGAAGTCCTATTTCTTGGAAGTTGATGCAGGTACTCTTGTGAATGTTTTTACTTCGTTGCCATTGCCGTGTCGTGTAAAGATTAACCCTGGTGATATGATATTCCTTTTAGTGTTTATTCAAATTGATGACAAAGCCGGATGGAATGTGGAATATACTGCCAAATATGAAGAAATAGATTAATGTAGTTAGAAACAAGTTGCGACTGCGCTATAGACTATGTGATATAGTATAAACTAAATACTacattttcaaaagaaatcaaaacattTATTTGTTCTCTTTCATATGTGCTGCACGTTAAACGtttattttacttttataagGTCAACGTTTTATTCCTTTTAGCGCGGAATTGCGATGTATtcattattatcaaaattataGTGTAATTCACCCCGAGTTAGAAATCACTCTCCCGTGTCATTGTCCAGCGCAAACGTCACAATAACCTTTTGTTTCTGTTGTTCTCAAGGTGCACGCGTGCCATGTTTCAATGGAGGTTatcgtgacttctaacaaaaggcgatggttcccgtagtattcctcattaaaactaattcaatgcacgttacctgcatgactttggcgggctattttaaaatagtcatggttgcacatgcatgtacttcctttgaaagtcctaaacaaggtataggagtcgctggtaggatatgcagctttaGAACACGGATAACGAGT is a window of Amphiura filiformis chromosome 2, Afil_fr2py, whole genome shotgun sequence DNA encoding:
- the LOC140141456 gene encoding uncharacterized protein, with the translated sequence MRVMKKKRMLNLLVILSVISGILFVKFIGSYHWYTLRPTVPTEIYQSGIFVNFRESELKSISSYPGVSTNQLDQECNVPRFDPSTKPDPQVQCKRLKPMNGSCKIADDLFFSEPTETCSHQKTNNICEVIKDAKGAPLAKCSHTMCKSTILFGIIDWNTGDLEWSQITNTTNLEARIQSLVEQPPEKPHFGFCFIKCIGEEKGKVVNGTREEDNYIQTYATQLLLLPPQIVTSNLSSAKTHTGVNINLIWLDSTSHSHFMRSMPATIKSLKNMRRQETGYVFSYNLYQALYSHTIQTARALFSGVISKGEEGNIQSKRMMRRYKSGGYEIYWSCDLCWKNVWGLVSKLRTNRTWQSVQKALAEVGIDRIDMTLSSCEALRGRFYFQTNEAKCYNGKYQHSYILSHLDELQKQLQKADHGNNYGELFEKTGEARVEMHHPILIIHASKNLPQIIGEDKMKALLLNQDRLVSILDLHYAFHTLAPGGSIEVATEHAQYNVEPMGLLAPIDVNRTCDSIPMIQPNVCICESYNTKYVVNGTRQMMVAEFALGEINNAILNQFRAAHPDAATGFGSCQRLVASWFGNVGETYEKDEVTTKLDIHVLGEDVFFITVLISKPTI